From a single Fulvivirga ulvae genomic region:
- a CDS encoding isoaspartyl peptidase/L-asparaginase family protein yields MKVVKSYIFIFLIFFIACQPSPKGEKTISKEIEDEKTQPPGPITLVIHGGAGTIKKENMSAEKEAAYTAKLQEALNSGYAVLENGGTSIDAVSTAIQILEESPLFNAGRGAVFTNEGKNEMDASIMNGKTSEAGAVAGVTNVKSPILAARAVMEKSPHVMMAGHGAEQFAAEQGLEIVDPSYFYDENRHEQLQRIREKENTSAYLDQYPDYKFGTVGCVALDAYGNIAAGTSTGGMTNKRYGRIGDSPVIGAGTYAENATCGVSATGHGEFFIRNVVAYDIAALMKYKHMTVEDAANEVVMNKLIKKEGSGGIIALDRKGNIAMPFNTAGMYRGYIREKNNPIVKIYKD; encoded by the coding sequence ATGAAAGTTGTTAAGTCATATATCTTCATTTTTCTTATTTTTTTTATCGCATGCCAACCTTCTCCAAAAGGAGAAAAAACCATTTCCAAGGAAATAGAAGATGAAAAAACACAACCCCCCGGACCTATTACTTTGGTAATACATGGAGGAGCAGGAACGATAAAAAAGGAAAACATGAGTGCCGAAAAGGAGGCTGCCTATACGGCCAAGCTACAGGAAGCTCTCAACAGCGGGTATGCCGTTCTGGAAAACGGGGGTACAAGTATTGACGCAGTTAGTACGGCCATACAGATATTGGAAGAGTCACCACTATTTAACGCAGGCCGTGGTGCCGTTTTTACTAATGAAGGGAAAAATGAAATGGATGCCTCCATAATGAACGGTAAAACAAGTGAGGCCGGGGCTGTAGCTGGCGTGACAAATGTGAAAAGTCCTATTTTGGCCGCAAGGGCTGTAATGGAAAAATCACCTCATGTAATGATGGCTGGCCATGGTGCAGAGCAGTTTGCCGCGGAGCAGGGACTGGAAATAGTTGATCCCTCCTACTTCTATGATGAAAATCGTCATGAACAATTACAGCGTATCAGGGAAAAGGAAAACACTTCGGCATACCTTGATCAATATCCCGATTATAAATTTGGCACAGTAGGTTGTGTGGCCCTGGACGCTTATGGCAATATAGCAGCTGGTACTTCTACCGGAGGCATGACTAACAAAAGATATGGCCGCATAGGCGATTCTCCTGTAATTGGCGCTGGTACGTATGCCGAAAATGCCACATGCGGTGTCTCCGCAACAGGGCACGGCGAGTTTTTTATAAGAAATGTGGTGGCATATGACATTGCCGCATTAATGAAATACAAACACATGACAGTGGAAGATGCCGCCAACGAAGTAGTGATGAACAAGCTCATCAAAAAAGAAGGATCCGGTGGAATAATTGCCCTTGATCGCAAAGGCAATATAGCAATGCCTTTTAATACGGCAGGAATGTACAGGGGTTATATTCGTGAAAAAAATAACCCCATTGTTAAGATCTATAAAGATTAG